Genomic window (Musa acuminata AAA Group cultivar baxijiao chromosome BXJ1-9, Cavendish_Baxijiao_AAA, whole genome shotgun sequence):
taatttttatgaaaCGTAATATCCCACAACAATTCTCTTGCACTGGTCATATATGAACATGGTACATTGGCAAGTGGTGGGACCCATTATTTCTTTAGGTGCATTCTTAAACAAGATAAATTCCAAGTCCTGTTTGTTAAATTAGTCTGTTTTGTCTCTTTCTGGAGAAAATTTCATCCACCCTAAAAGGTTATAATGGACTAATAAGATTTTACTAACAGGAGATGTGTTACCACAGACCACAGTCTTACATGTTCTTCTCATGAACATACACAATTTTTTGTTAGATAATTCACAGTAGAGATTCGTGAACTATGGTGTTGAACCTCTACCAGGGTGGTGCTCAAAACTCCTAATTTCCTTGTAATATTCAATGCTTAAACACGAAAAGAATATCATTCAATTGTGACATTAAGGCCACTAACCGTAATTCCTACTGCCTTCTTCCTTAGTTGTTTCCAATAAGAGCTAGAAACTTCAAACGAAACTAAAATAACAACCAAAATAGCTAGGAAGATAGGAGTTCATTCAAGAAAAAGACAACATTAATATATATTGCATACCACATGCCAATCTTCCTCCAGCATTTCCAGTGGTAAGGCTAAGTTCATGACCACCTGGGGACACCACAGAGTAACGTGAAACTTAATCCAAAAAACAGAGGAAGGAAGAGAAATATTGAAAAGAAGGGACAACAAACACATGCTTCCACGAAGTACTCAGTAATTCATTATATACAGTAGTGAAAGAACTAAACATATACTAAGTGCTACCTTTTCCCAGATCATCCTCAAGTTCATGAACCACTAAGGCCCTGCCAACAACTGAATTCAGCCCAGACAAAGGTATCTATATATTCATCacagagaaaaataaaagaacaagATAAGAACCAGCTAGTAATAAGATATAGGcctaaataaaaatgaaaagtgtGAAAAAAAGAAAGGACTGTGATACAGAGGAACAGAGACCAAGCAACCCATCAAATCCTGACCTGACTGTCCACCTTTGTTGCCTCAGCTACACCTGTAGTTTTGAAAGCAATATGCACTCAAAAGACAACTCAATCAGCAATAAAGATAGTACAAAATGAAGGATGGATAAAAGTCTGCCTTCAGAGTTGGCAACTATGTTTCCCAGATCACCCGCATGACGGACTTCATCTTCAGGAGCACCATGTGTCATTTTGTTAGGGTTGAAGTGAGCCCCTGTCAGAACGAATTGGTGCTTAATTACAATGACAACACATGAGATGACAGAGAATGTATAATAGAATCCTGGTTAACCAGGAGTTTACAAAGTCTATCCTAACCTGTAGGCATCATATACTATAGCATTAACTAAGAGTATCATTAGCAAATGTGAGAAATATATCATGAAGTTTTATCATTTGCACATGTGAAAAATATGTGATACAAATGGCTAAGTTAAACCTGTTGAAATGCAGCCATTTGTTGTGTCGCCATACTCATGCTACAAAACAGAACAAGTAGAGCATGTTTAGAAGTCACTTATTTATTTTTAGGATGAAAAATAGAAAGTAGTTACTCACTAGATGAAAACCATGAAGTCCAGGTGTGAGTCCAGTGACACGAACATTAACTGTTGTAGGACCTATTGCAGAAACATATAGACAGTGAAGTTTCATAGCAATGTCACACATGAACTGAAAGCAACAATCGAGAAACACTTATACATATGATCAACTTTATGTTATGAAGGTAGACATTTGATTACAGAAAATATTAGATTAAATGGGGCATTCTATGTTGCTCCTTGCAACCTGAATGACTAGGTTCGAGACACAAAGTAGCCTCTCTGCTTGTACTACTTATATTGACCCTCCCTAGCCCTTGAATTGGTGAGAGTCTCATGAGATGGGTTTTCCCAACTTAAGTATACATTCTGGGTCACCAATATGATACATGCACAAGAAACTAGTTTTGTTTCCTCAACAGAATGTACATCAACATTCAAATTGATTGGCCATAACCCTAGAAGAATAGAAATCTGGCAAAGAAAGCTGTAAGTTAATATGGTGTCAAAAAACATGCATTTTCAACTTTTTTTCCTCATGAAATTTGATTGTTTTGTCTTCAAGCAAGGAAAAACTCAAAGCAAATTCAAAACATTGCACCAAATTAGGCACATTACAGAGTTATATTGATCAACTGAAAGACCAGTATTACAGGTTTAGTTCTTACTCAAAGCAAATTCAAAACATTGCACCAAATTAGGCACATTACAGAGTTATATTGATCAACTGAAAGACCAGTATTATAGGTTTAGTTCTTACTAAAACATTATTCGTgcactcatcccaggtttccaacGTCAGTTTCATAAGAAAGAAACTTGTGCTCCAAAATTGTAGAACTACCTAAGGCGCATGCTACATAACATGAGTATTTTCTAGTGAAATTTGCTCAATTCATATCATTCAACACTTCAAATTTGCATAACAAATGTCCTAGAGATGTTTGAATTTGCAGGCATTTGAAAAGCTCCGAACCCTTTCTTTTAGATAAAAAAAAGCTTTCTACAAATCATCGATTTCATCCACAACTAAACaatacacc
Coding sequences:
- the LOC135593496 gene encoding superoxide dismutase [Cu-Zn], chloroplastic-like, yielding MQATLAAAMPAQTLLFSASSAALPHLAPPASSARPLLRSALLGQPFRCLPFSFPKVASSASPAAARPLVVVAVIKKAVAVLKGNSDVEGVVTLVQEDNGPTTVNVRVTGLTPGLHGFHLHEYGDTTNGCISTGAHFNPNKMTHGAPEDEVRHAGDLGNIVANSEGVAEATKVDSQIPLSGLNSVVGRALVVHELEDDLGKGGHELSLTTGNAGGRLACGVVGLTPAE